Within the Miscanthus floridulus cultivar M001 chromosome 17, ASM1932011v1, whole genome shotgun sequence genome, the region tgacacaatgattcttttactgaggttcacttgcttgtcggcgagatagtcctcgttgtggcgattcactcacttggaggttcacgcgctaattggcatcacacgccaaaccctcaatagggtgccgcacaacctacacaagatgagaatcacacaagccacgagcaatttactagagtatatTTTGTCTCTCCACCGAAAAAGGTcaataacccctcacaatcaccacgatcagagccggagacaattatcaacctccgctcgacgatcctcgctgttccaagccatctaggtggtggcaaccaccaagagtaacaagcgaatcccacagtgaaacacgaacaccaagtgcctctatatgcaaacacttaagcattgcacttggattctctcccaatctcacaaagatgatgaatcaatgatggagatgggtaggagggctttagctaagctcataaggttgttgtgtcaatgcaaatggccaagagagtgagcttgagccggccatggaacttaaatagagagcccctcaCAAATAGAGCCTTGGCTCATCTGTCCCGtgaaacacgggctgaccggacgcatcggtcaggttgatcggacgtaggaccccagcgttcggtcgctcgatgctcgccacgtgtcatcagcctcaaatgCTGAGTGCCCGATCTTAACGGCTAGTCTGCTTCGCGCCACGTGTTAAGTTGCGATCGGACGCACTGCTtaaattgatcggacgctccatcactggggtccggtcgttttcagtaagattccagagaggcaaaatcatgaccagacgcgtccgatcacaggtgaccggacgcggctcagggtccggtcctcACTGGCTTGTTCTGATGCTTGCGTCAGTGTACGTCataacctgaccggacgcaccctcaGCTCGTCCAGTCCTATTtcttctcagcgtccggtcaaaggaccaagggcggccttcactgcgcaccactgaccgaacgcaaggtcagagtccggtcattgcccaaggcagagtccggtcaatacaaaatatctccttttgaccccaaacttcACCATCCTtgattaaatgtgccaaccaccaaatgtaaCACTTCGTGCAtctgtgttagcatattttcacaaatattttcaaaggtgttagcactccactagatcctaaatgcatatacaataagttagagcatctagtggcacttttataATCGTATTTCGATCGAgtatcacccctcttaatagtacggctatcgattctaaatgtgatcacactcgctaagtgtcttgatcactaaaccgaaaagctcatatcaatttcacctttgtcttgagctttttatttttctctttcttttttccaagtcctggcacttgatcatcaccatggcatcaccatcatcatgatcttcactgttgcttcatcacttagaatagtgctacctatctcataatcactttgataaactaggttagcacttagggtttcatcaattcaccaaaatcaaacaagagctttcaaaagtgctacagtgacacgtgtgctaatgacagattaattaggcttaataaattcgtctcgcggtttactgacggattctataatttattttttttgttagtatccgaacaccccatacgacaTCTTTATGTGACACCCCAAAATTTTACACCCAGAAACTAAACAACGCCTAAGTGAGTATAATGCATAAAGTGGAATAAGACATTGTTTAAatccagggtgtaaagttttgaggTGTCACATCGGCTGTCACATGGGGTGTTGCAcggagtgttcggatactaataaaaaataaattacagaatccgtcagtaaaccgcgagacgaatttattaagcataattaatccgtcattagcacattgtgtcactgtagcaccatattgtcaaatcatggactaattaggcttaaaagattcgtctcgcaaagtagtcgcaatctgtgcaattagttatttttttagtctatatttaatatttcatgcatgtgtccaaacattcgatgagatATGGTGTAAACTTTTAGGGAGGAACTAAACACTGAcatttttattataaaaaaagcATGGTGGTTAAAGAAATTTGGGCTCCCAACGCGATATAAAAAGCATAATTATAAGTactagtattttattatttttgggATGGTAGCTACCCACTCTTTTTCAGGCAGATGTGGAAGTGATAGCCAGACACCCGTCTTATCAAAAGATGTGGTTTACTGTGGTCCTGTAGACTGCTAATGGGCCGTGTTTAGTTCACGCACCgagggccagtttagttccaaaatttttggtaAAATGGGTCCTGTAGcatttttcgttgttatttggtaaatagtatccaatcatagtctaattaggcttaaaagattcgtctcgtggatttcgtctaaactgtgtaattagttttattttttatttatatttaatacttcatgcatgcgtctaaagattcaatgtgacggggaatgtgaaaaattttgcaaaatttttgggaactaaactggaCCCGAATCGGCGCCGCCAAATTTCAGGCGGTACTGTAGGTACAGTAccgtttgtttttatttggtgataattgttcaatcgttgactaattaggctcaaaacgttcgtctcgcaaagtacaaccaaactgtgcaattagtttttaatttcgtcaacatttagtactctatgcatgtaccgtaagtttgatgtgacagagaatcttctttttgtatagtgtcaaattctggaattgggaggaactaaacatggccatgGTCAAAAGTTGAGTAACATGTAGGGTAATATGTCTTatcataacaaaaaaaaaagcgcTTTTATTTCTTCAGGTGTACTAATAATTGATTGTATCAGTGGCTTTCAGGTATTCTGCTCGTCTCCAATCATACAACGCCTGGTCCCACAATTGTCGTTGACGCTTGTGGGGTTCATGCATGATCCGGACAGCTCATACTAGAAGCATTGCTGATGCTGACTTGGCTAATGACCAAGATTAttatattggccccgttcgctggtctgaactttggctgaaactggctgaaaaatactgttccggctgaattgttgtgagagaaaaacactgttccggctgaaaaaacaagccgaacaaactaaatttaagacaagcgaacggggccattatatGTATAATGGGATACCTATTAATTTGTGTCACTGAATCCAATTGCCAAAACACCATAGTTGCCGAACTGCTCCTTTGAGAGCATCTGTAAATGTACCCAAAAAAGGCTAAAACTTATAGTGTTGGATGATTGCAAAAATAATATATTGGgtgcaaaaagaaaaagaactTCCTTCAAGAGCATTCTATTTTTCGTGCCCTGCCATATCATCGTGTGGAACCTCTTTAATCACCTCGGGCTAAAATAGGGACAGCGATTTTGGCTAAAGTAGGGACCGTGATTTTGGCttttgggtactcttggagatgcttagGTCGGATCATGTTTGCTTTGTACTAtgggtgtgtttagttggagaggtgaaaatttttaggtgtcacatcggatgtgtcggaatgatgtcgggaggggtttttgaatactaataaaaaaacaaattacagaacccatcaggaaactgcgagacgaatctaatgatactaattaatcgggcattagcacatgtgggttacttaaggcttttcatggactaattaggcttaaaaaattcgtctcgcgattttgccaagaactgtgcaattagtttttttcgtctacatttagtactccatgcatgtatccaaacatgctcttttactgtaggaggcaaaattttttggaaactaaacaggggCTATGGCAACTATTTCTGAGGCATAGTATCAAGTATGATTGCAAGAGGGGAATTGGATCATTTCTAAGCAGGATCCTGATCCTACATCCCATGTTCAGTCTCACCTACTACTGTACCAAACTCCTAACTTTGATTCCTACCTCTACACTTATCAGCAAAAtacgccatgaatttggccactAACGTGATGTTGATGTACAGTGACAAATCAAACTTGGAAAACTAATACCACATGATTGCATTACTGTTCATCGTGTCAGCATCATTTGCAGCATATATATGAATTCTCAACAAAACTCAAACCAACAATGATTTTTCGCTCCCTCTTTCTCTAATCAGCAAATGAATATGGAGCGATAATCACCACCCCTctgtttttttataatttttctctgAATTTTCCGTTTAGTGAGTACTTGTCCTTTTTTCTCTTTCAAATCTTCAGATTTAGGGACATACTCCGTACTAATAAAGAATGCATTAAACTCACTGGACGGAGCAGGCAGTTGGGCGATCCAATCAGACGAACGGAGATACTACGCGTTTGCTCTCAGTTGCTCCGCACAGTTCATGTGATGAACATCTTAAGTAATGAATGCACCCCAAGTAATTAGTACTGCACGAGAATGATGTACAATTCCTGACGCCCTATGCCCCTGTCGAAATCTATGCAAGAAAAGGATGAGACTGCGCAACTGCAGATACACCTTGCGACCTTGACACATCAATGCCTTTTGAAGTAACAAAGCGTTCCACCTAATTTTTGCAAAGCAACAGTGCCAATGCAATCAACAAGTACATCATAATAGAACAGTTGcaaaacatcatatgcttaatttATGCAGGATTTGTCCAACACAAATAAAATGAAGCAGTCATATCTGGACTAGCAGTCTAGAACACAAGTACATGGTCACTGCATGAGAACATCTCCACTATATGTAACTTCCCAAGGTGGAAATGCAAAAATAATTTTCCTTAACAAGTTAACGTCCGCTACAGCTACCACCATGCCTGCATATATACAGAACAATTCCacacttgttcttcttgttgtatgCAGGCAGGAAAAATAATCAACAAAAGAATACTACAACAACGAACAATCTACTTCAACTAGTGGTCATTTTGAAGCTCCACTTGATTCAGTTTGAAGCAGCGAAATGATCACCAGTTCCTTAAATTGAATCTGATGATCTACAGCGCTTTGTTGTTTCGATCTCAGAGCTACTAGGAGATTGCAAGCAAGCCATTGCATTGGCTATCACCCGAGAACCAAGATTCAATAGCTGGGGAGTTGTTGTCATTGCTGGCATTCCAAATGGCAGATCACATCGCTTGGTTCCGAAATCAAGGCTATATCAGCCAATCACCAATACCAGGTAATATTTCTGGTACAATCCCAATTACCATGATGAAACCTAGGGAATGAGATTGTATCTCATGAGCTCGAGGTAAGGTGCCAGGTGATAGTTGATTAAGCCAACGTCAAGAACATTGTATGAACTTAACTCCCCTCACTCTTCAAATGAACTTTTCTGCTTTGTCTCGGGTTCCTCCTTGACTTTCATGGATTTTCTCTGCCGTGCATTGGATTTTGCCTTCATTCTCTTGAACATTTTCCACTTTTTTAAGGTTTTGCTCTTCCTTTTCTTGAATCTTCTCTTCTTTGTCCAGGTTTGGCTCCGTTGTCTCTAACAATTTGCCTGTTTTGCCTAATGTTTCCTTGGAACTTTCTTGAATCCCACTTGCATTATCTTGGATTTTCCCTGCATTATTTTGCTCATCACCCGCTTTGTGTTTGATCTTCACATCAAAACGAGAAATCCTTTCAGACTTTGGCAGTGCCTCAGATCCAACAACTCTTACCGTCTGGTTCCTCCTTAGGAGCAACACTGCATCCTTTTCAATAAGCTCACCAGTAGCGCGGACTGTTCTTGCTCTGGTTATGCCGAATCTTTGGCCGGCAACACCATCGATCCGAGCCATCAGGTCCAAGAGATTTCTCCTCTCCCGAGCCCCGGCCTCAGATAAGACTATCCCATTCTTCAGTGGCCGGGGTGACTTCTTGGCACCAACCAATGGCACCTGATCCTCCACCAAGGCGGCCTCTGCATCTGCATCCTCCTTTTCATCGTCGTCAAACGCGAATGCTGAAGTCGACTCCCTCTCCGATTCAGCTCTGTTGCTGGCAGCAGCTCGCTTCGAGATGGTCTTCTGAATATCAACAACGGCGCAGGGGTTCCCTACCACCGCAAGCCCATCGGCGAGGCCGTTCCACAACTTGGCCGACACTGCTTTGCTGAGAACCACGAGACGCTGGACGATGTCGGCCATGGACGGGCGCCGCTCCCTGCACGAGCGCACACAGCTAGCGGCGAGCGCGGCAAGGTCCTTGCGGGTGGCCGGGTCGCGTGGCGGCGCCACACGCGGGTCGAACAGCGAGGCCACCTTGCCTTTACGCAGGAGCGGGACGGCCCACTCGACGACGGACGGCGGCGAATGCTGGACGTCGATGGCCCTGCGGCCGCTGATGATCTCCAGCAGCAGGATCCCGAAGCTGAAGACGTCCGTCTTGGTGCTGAGGCTCTCGGGCGTGACGTAGGCCGGGTCGAGGTAGCCGAGCGTGCCCGCGGGCGCCGCCGGCGTGGCGGCAGCCGCGCCAGCGCCGGCGCCAGCACCGGCATTGGCCTTGGGCACGCGGAGGGCGAGGCCGAAGTCGCCGAGGCGCGCGTCGAGGTTGGCGTCGAGCAGGACGTTGGCGGACTTGACGTCGCGGTGGATGACGGGCGGGTCGGCGTCGTGGAGCGCGCGCAGCGCCCTGGCCGTCTGCAGcgcgaggcggaggcggcgcggcCACCCCGGCGGGCGCGGGTTGGAGTGGAGCAGGTCGTAGAGCGTGCCGTTGGGCATGTACTCGACGACGAGcaggcgcgcggcggcggggccggGGTCGGAGAAGCCGAGGAGGTTGACGAGGCGCGGCCCGCGGACGGAGGAGAGGATGCGGATCTCGTTGTCCACCTCGGGGCGGCGCGGGGAGGGGCGCTTGACGGCGACGGCGCGGCCCGAGGGGAGCACGGCCTTGTAGACGGCCCCGTGGCTGCCCCGGCCCAGCAGCGCCGCGTCCGCGAAGTGGGACGTGGCCGCCTCCAGCTCCACGTAGTCGAAGCGCTCGATGGCCGCCGGCACCGGCGGCAGCGCGGGCCGGCTGGAGGAACCGCCGGCTGCCCCCGACCCCGAGCGGCGCGAGATTGGGAGCGGCGAGATGGCCGTGATGGAGCGGCACGTCGCCACGGACGAGTCCGCGCGGCAGGAGAGGTACCCCATTTGGCTCGGCTCCCCACTACGAGGAGTGCTTGCTTGGGCCGCTGCGGCTGCGGCCTCGGCCGGGTGGGTTGGGGAAGGGAGTGAGGGAAGGGGAAGAGAGGAAGGGGATCCGAATCGGCAGAGCGCGGACCGCGGACGGACtagggagagagaggggatgtGCCTCTCGTCTCGGCTGCGTGTTTTTTTGGTGGGTGTCTGTTTTTTTGTTTGGCGCGGGACCCTGTTTCCGCGCGTGGGCGCGGGAGGGAGCGGGGCGCGGCCAGGCGACCAGGCCGGTGGCAGGCAGTAATGCGTGGTTTCGAAGCGGGACGGCTGACGGCGACGGTATGCGGGGTAAAAACTGCGCCGCGAGTACCCGATTTTTGCGACGGCCACTGGATAATCGTCGCGTCGTGCCGGTGGCGCTTTTTGCAAGGTGTCGACGAAACGGGTCATGGTGGTGCGTGCTTCCCGGCCAAGTCCACTCGCACGTACTCCTACGTAGCGCTCGGAACAGATGGGCGGCATCGCATCAGTCCCGAGTCtccgaggccttgtttagattgaaactTTTTTTAATCTGATGAATAGTATCATTTTcgttttatttgataaatattggccaatcgtggaccaactaggctcaaaagattcatctcgtgatttccaactaaactgtgtaattagttatttttttatctatatttaatattttatgcaagcagctaaaaattgatgtgacagaaagaaagtgaaaaaacttgaaactttgatgggatctaaacaaggcc harbors:
- the LOC136518051 gene encoding serine/threonine-protein kinase-like protein At3g51990, with the translated sequence MGYLSCRADSSVATCRSITAISPLPISRRSGSGAAGGSSSRPALPPVPAAIERFDYVELEAATSHFADAALLGRGSHGAVYKAVLPSGRAVAVKRPSPRRPEVDNEIRILSSVRGPRLVNLLGFSDPGPAAARLLVVEYMPNGTLYDLLHSNPRPPGWPRRLRLALQTARALRALHDADPPVIHRDVKSANVLLDANLDARLGDFGLALRVPKANAGAGAGAGAAAATPAAPAGTLGYLDPAYVTPESLSTKTDVFSFGILLLEIISGRRAIDVQHSPPSVVEWAVPLLRKGKVASLFDPRVAPPRDPATRKDLAALAASCVRSCRERRPSMADIVQRLVVLSKAVSAKLWNGLADGLAVVGNPCAVVDIQKTISKRAAASNRAESERESTSAFAFDDDEKEDADAEAALVEDQVPLVGAKKSPRPLKNGIVLSEAGARERRNLLDLMARIDGVAGQRFGITRARTVRATGELIEKDAVLLLRRNQTVRVVGSEALPKSERISRFDVKIKHKAGDEQNNAGKIQDNASGIQESSKETLGKTGKLLETTEPNLDKEEKIQEKEEQNLKKVENVQENEGKIQCTAEKIHESQGGTRDKAEKFI